ACATAGCAATTGCAATTAGATTGGTGTTTACCAACCCATTCTCTTAGTTATTCACTCGTGCACAATGTTTCCTTATCTCTCCTTGGGTTCCAAGTTTAAGATTAATTCGTCCCATTTTCTCCATGGACTTGGCAAATTCTGCAAAGAATCCTTCAGTTGATTGAAGCTGCTTAGTGATAATAGACCTTGTGGTAGAGCTACTGAGCAATTCAGCATCTGAATGGAACAAGCCTCTTCTCTTAAGGACTTGTTTGTAATAGCCAAGATCAAATGTATCACGACTTCCAGGGTCCATCTCAAGAAGTGTGGTGTTATCATTGATGTTCTTGCACTTCAATGTCTTCATATTTGTTGCATAGTCACTGTCTAGAGTTGGGTCAGTGTCACCTCTGCCAGTGAAATTGTATAAACGAGTTGAAATCGATGAACAGTGGGCAACACCGATCGTGTGAGCACCTGATGAAGTTAAATATTTGGTCGTTAGAAACACAACCTTAAATatcaaacaaaagttatatATCATTCATATAACAGCAACACTTTTTATTGGACATACCAGAAAGCAATACGAGGTCGTTTGCATCAAGTCCAACGTTGTCGAAGAGTGATAGTTGGACAGTGAGGTTGTGAAATGGAGCAGGAAGGCTAGCTAAAGGATCTGCTGCCCTAGAGATGAGTCCATCCCTTCGACCTGTTGGAACATTCCAGAAGGGTCCTCCCTGCAAACCCATGTTAACCATCGCATAACAAACATATTCGTCATTTCCATTCTATCAGAAAGTCTAGAGAATCAATAACCTCACATCACTTACACCAGTTCTGACACCACTCTCCAgtaaatcacttttaaaaatatttttgatgaaaagaaaaaattaaaagataaaataatagatgtaaaatgtgtgtaaaaatttattgggtattaaaataataatacattttttaaaaaacaatcaGTTTCACAACTAccttttttaataatgtaaaaattataaaatatttaaattttaatgcttattcatattagttattattatattaatagagAGAATTGTTAAATGACGGTGTTTCTAAGAAATTGGTTGTTAGCATATCACTACTTAAAGTTGAAATACTGTAAGACGACTACTTATGAcgtttaacattaaaaaattaaaatattactaagagagaaatttgatatttaaaaaactgttataatttatattggTTAAAGTAACTATCAagattttttcttattatttctgtTCTAATGTTGATTAAAAGtgaaaactaatatatttatagaaacaaaaatatatttaagcgtttatgtattttaatattgtgaACTATACTACAAATAATTAGAAGAAACAACACCAATAATGTTCAAATTATTAGTGAAGAATGTAGGCACATTTCCAAAACAAGTAAAAtggaatatgatttttttttttttcataaggaGACAAAATTATATGTTATTCTAAGAGCCCATGTTCCTTGGAGATGAGGATAGTATACTTACAATGGCATGAACAGAGTCTCTAGCAGTCAAAGCCAAGATATCAGCACAAGAGACTACTCCAGGGCATTCAGCTTCAACAAGGCTCTTTATTGCGTCAATGAAGCCAAAGCCTCGGAGTGTAAGATTTGGAAGAGAGTCCTTTTCAGCTTGATTGTTTGGTGTTGAGTTCAAAAGCACTGATCCATCACAACCCTGAAATTGACAGATAAAACATGTTTGTTAAAGACACCTTCAACTTCAAAGTTTCAAGCTAACCAGATAATGAAACAAAAGACATGTTCATACATTGACAAAACAATCATGGAAGTGAAGTCTTATGAGAGCAGCTGCCAGAGATGGAACATTTCGGATGCGCTCGGcaacatatttcaaaataatcttCTCAGCATTTGGACAACTTTTGCCATAAAAACCAAGCTGCAATTGAGCTTCAGTTGATCCAATCACTGCTATCAGACAAATAATCAAAGCCTTGAAGTAACTCTGGCTTCCCATTTTCCACTTAGTTGGCTGAGACCTTATATTACCAGAGAA
The Vigna angularis cultivar LongXiaoDou No.4 chromosome 5, ASM1680809v1, whole genome shotgun sequence genome window above contains:
- the LOC108340048 gene encoding peroxidase 3 codes for the protein MGSQSYFKALIICLIAVIGSTEAQLQLGFYGKSCPNAEKIILKYVAERIRNVPSLAAALIRLHFHDCFVNGCDGSVLLNSTPNNQAEKDSLPNLTLRGFGFIDAIKSLVEAECPGVVSCADILALTARDSVHAIGGPFWNVPTGRRDGLISRAADPLASLPAPFHNLTVQLSLFDNVGLDANDLVLLSGAHTIGVAHCSSISTRLYNFTGRGDTDPTLDSDYATNMKTLKCKNINDNTTLLEMDPGSRDTFDLGYYKQVLKRRGLFHSDAELLSSSTTRSIITKQLQSTEGFFAEFAKSMEKMGRINLKLGTQGEIRKHCARVNN